The Aureispira anguillae genome contains a region encoding:
- a CDS encoding OmpA family protein → MKYVCILLLFFWSSSLPLFAQNEQLEYAFHFETAKSELPEEAKQSIDSIIQQAQVWTNHQLVVKGHTDNTGTSTSNMALSQMRAEEVKRMLEQGGIATARISLEALGEQEPLASNEYEAGRRRNRRVEILLVGNKARLGYTEQQQRNSRILRKLRAEVPSYTLEQPAVERYLTTKQGTKLYIPKDAFDVPKGTAVVLKIREAYKKSDMILNGLSTTSNGKRLVTGGMVKIEASANGQPVRLKEGKTLAVNVPSKKPNGRMKLFYADTAARTINWVNPEPLAINNPRAIESQPFYNEQKLFSTADERYYYGRRNMSPSEIESRRSKRYLSRAAPRDLSEDLMEPQTPDPIDTTKLKFWQQQMKTVSAEVNEPCTSFVCKIKQFFRTPKRKAALKQKNEDRLQNIQDHIQTQKEWLARQQEQHKKYLEEVKLYTTKKEKLQQEYRLAINNWDAELRRIDSINFEYACKNKDIGNLFAHYNKREKEACQRTYAVNTFEEAQKAKKREHLLKYIQFYMPMRCAIDSIALAQFLENYPTLKAMNQQFITLAYEKKDTNYIRWRKGEKAVLLALPVMYNVGSLEEVRALQLKEKIYANKDFYAAKMQEFGVNSLEEAYEAHKKLLAEKKKWELQVGYVFQTANLGNWINCDYFPSRTKEALICQNFELPVSPQATTTYLVFKDIASVMSGYPSYKNLQRWYTFNNIPKDKAMQVVSFYLDQNGQTQVASRTLLASETLEKLEYKPMTLEAFKEVLLNLDV, encoded by the coding sequence ATGAAGTATGTATGCATCTTATTGCTGTTTTTCTGGAGCAGTAGCCTTCCGCTTTTTGCCCAAAATGAACAACTAGAATATGCTTTTCACTTTGAAACCGCAAAGAGTGAACTGCCAGAAGAAGCTAAACAGTCAATTGATTCTATTATCCAACAAGCACAAGTTTGGACCAATCATCAACTCGTTGTAAAAGGACACACAGACAATACTGGAACGAGCACTTCTAATATGGCGTTATCCCAAATGAGAGCCGAAGAAGTAAAACGAATGCTAGAGCAAGGGGGAATTGCAACAGCAAGAATAAGCCTAGAGGCATTGGGAGAGCAAGAGCCCTTGGCTTCTAATGAATATGAAGCAGGGAGAAGGCGCAATAGGAGAGTAGAGATTTTATTGGTTGGCAACAAAGCTCGGTTAGGCTATACAGAGCAACAGCAAAGAAACAGTAGAATCTTAAGAAAGTTGCGTGCAGAAGTGCCTTCTTATACCTTGGAACAGCCAGCAGTTGAACGCTATTTAACGACCAAGCAGGGGACGAAGTTGTATATACCAAAGGATGCGTTTGATGTTCCCAAGGGAACGGCTGTTGTCTTAAAAATACGAGAAGCTTATAAAAAATCAGATATGATTCTAAATGGTTTGAGTACAACCTCCAATGGCAAACGTTTGGTGACTGGGGGGATGGTCAAAATAGAAGCTTCTGCAAATGGACAGCCAGTAAGGCTAAAAGAAGGGAAAACATTAGCGGTAAATGTGCCTAGTAAGAAACCAAATGGGCGTATGAAATTATTTTATGCGGATACGGCTGCTCGAACCATCAATTGGGTAAATCCTGAACCGTTGGCAATTAATAATCCTAGAGCGATTGAGAGCCAGCCGTTTTATAATGAGCAGAAATTGTTTTCAACAGCAGATGAACGCTATTATTACGGCAGAAGGAATATGAGCCCAAGCGAGATAGAAAGCCGTAGAAGCAAACGTTATTTAAGCAGAGCAGCACCAAGGGATTTGTCTGAAGATCTAATGGAGCCTCAAACACCAGATCCTATTGATACAACTAAGTTAAAGTTTTGGCAGCAGCAAATGAAGACGGTTAGTGCAGAGGTTAATGAACCTTGTACCTCTTTTGTTTGTAAGATTAAACAATTTTTTAGAACTCCCAAGCGAAAGGCTGCGCTCAAACAAAAGAACGAAGATCGTTTGCAAAATATCCAAGATCACATTCAGACACAAAAAGAATGGTTGGCTCGACAACAAGAACAACACAAAAAGTATCTTGAAGAAGTTAAATTGTATACGACCAAAAAAGAAAAATTACAACAGGAATACCGCTTGGCAATCAATAATTGGGATGCTGAATTGAGAAGAATTGATTCTATTAATTTTGAATATGCTTGTAAGAATAAGGACATTGGGAACCTATTTGCCCATTATAATAAGCGAGAAAAAGAAGCCTGTCAAAGAACTTATGCCGTTAATACTTTTGAAGAGGCTCAGAAGGCTAAAAAAAGAGAGCATTTGTTAAAATACATTCAATTTTATATGCCAATGCGTTGCGCTATTGATTCAATAGCATTAGCTCAGTTTTTAGAAAATTATCCTACCCTCAAAGCAATGAACCAGCAGTTTATAACCTTGGCGTATGAGAAGAAAGACACGAATTATATAAGATGGAGAAAGGGGGAAAAGGCGGTTTTGTTGGCGTTGCCTGTTATGTATAACGTTGGCAGTTTAGAAGAAGTTAGAGCACTTCAATTAAAGGAAAAAATTTATGCTAATAAAGATTTTTATGCTGCTAAAATGCAGGAGTTTGGGGTGAATTCACTAGAAGAGGCTTATGAGGCACACAAAAAGTTATTGGCTGAAAAGAAAAAATGGGAACTACAGGTAGGCTATGTTTTTCAGACGGCCAACTTAGGGAACTGGATCAATTGTGATTATTTTCCTAGCCGTACCAAAGAAGCGTTAATTTGTCAAAATTTTGAATTACCTGTTTCTCCACAAGCAACAACAACTTATTTAGTTTTTAAGGATATTGCTTCTGTTATGAGCGGCTATCCTAGCTATAAAAATTTACAACGTTGGTATACGTTTAATAATATCCCAAAGGACAAAGCTATGCAAGTGGTTTCTTTTTATTTGGACCAAAATGGTCAAACTCAAGTTGCTAGTAGAACTTTATTGGCAAGTGAAACCCTTGAAAAATTAGAATACAAACCCATGACGTTAGAAGCATTCAAGGAGGTTCTTCTAAACCTAGATGTATGA
- a CDS encoding class I SAM-dependent methyltransferase, translating to MANKTTNSQQGHWLLAKMGKRVLRPGGKELTQKLIDNLHITSDDDIVEFAPGLGFTASIALTKNPKSYKGVELNEAAAASLRKTIGGVRRQIIIGNAAHSTLEKDSATKVFGEAMLTMQADHRKSAIIQEAFRILKTGGLYGIHELSLAPNDIPETVKAEIQRALATVIKVNARPLTSLEWSLLLEKEGFEVVTISTSPMHLLEPRRIIEDEGFLRALKIGFNILTHPYERSQIFSMRKIFKKYESHLSAVGIIAKKK from the coding sequence ATGGCCAATAAAACAACAAATTCTCAACAGGGGCATTGGCTCTTAGCAAAAATGGGTAAAAGGGTACTCCGACCAGGAGGGAAGGAACTTACTCAAAAACTCATTGACAATTTACATATCACCTCTGATGATGATATTGTAGAGTTTGCCCCTGGTTTGGGATTTACAGCTTCTATTGCTTTGACAAAAAATCCCAAATCGTATAAGGGAGTCGAACTTAATGAAGCTGCTGCTGCTAGTTTGAGGAAAACTATTGGTGGAGTTAGGCGACAAATTATTATTGGTAATGCTGCACATTCAACCTTAGAGAAGGATAGTGCTACTAAAGTATTTGGAGAAGCAATGTTGACGATGCAGGCCGATCATCGTAAGTCAGCAATTATTCAAGAGGCCTTTCGAATTTTAAAAACAGGAGGGCTTTATGGCATCCATGAGTTAAGTTTAGCTCCAAATGATATTCCAGAAACCGTAAAAGCGGAAATACAAAGAGCATTAGCAACTGTAATAAAGGTTAATGCTCGTCCGCTCACTAGTTTGGAATGGAGCCTCTTATTAGAAAAAGAGGGGTTTGAGGTGGTAACTATTTCTACTAGTCCGATGCACCTCTTGGAACCTCGACGAATAATAGAGGATGAAGGATTTTTGAGGGCTCTGAAAATAGGTTTTAATATACTGACACATCCTTACGAACGTAGTCAAATTTTCTCCATGCGAAAGATATTTAAAAAATATGAAAGCCATTTGAGTGCCGTAGGGATTATTGCCAAAAAAAAATAA
- a CDS encoding cupin domain-containing protein produces MKKASFLEEIVFNDSRPAIKLIVESKFSKEIRIAFNANQVMKEHQTAYPIVVQIIKGEIAFGVKGEILTLKEGDMIALEGNVPHDLKANKESIVRLTLSKLDKVARVESVTH; encoded by the coding sequence ATGAAAAAAGCATCATTCTTAGAAGAAATTGTATTTAACGATTCTAGACCTGCTATTAAACTTATAGTGGAAAGTAAATTTTCCAAAGAAATTCGAATTGCTTTTAATGCCAATCAAGTAATGAAAGAGCATCAAACAGCTTACCCTATTGTTGTTCAAATCATAAAAGGAGAAATAGCTTTTGGGGTAAAAGGAGAAATTTTAACCTTAAAAGAAGGAGATATGATTGCCTTAGAAGGAAATGTACCACATGACTTGAAAGCAAATAAGGAGAGTATCGTTCGTTTGACGCTTTCCAAGTTGGATAAGGTAGCACGAGTAGAGAGCGTAACACATTAA
- a CDS encoding group III truncated hemoglobin: MKNNNKDITSEKDVVLMVDSFYEKVNKNPLLSYVFNDFSQVDWEAHLPKMYRFWNTLILGKRTYKGNPFAAHISLPIKSQHFEQWVKIFEQNIDEHFVGPVAEDTKKRANSIAYIFQAKLAHLKQ, translated from the coding sequence ATGAAAAACAACAATAAGGATATAACTTCTGAAAAAGATGTGGTGTTAATGGTTGACTCTTTTTATGAAAAGGTTAATAAGAATCCACTACTCAGCTATGTATTTAATGATTTTAGTCAGGTGGATTGGGAGGCTCATTTACCCAAGATGTATCGGTTTTGGAATACATTGATTTTGGGAAAACGAACCTACAAGGGAAACCCTTTTGCCGCTCATATTTCATTGCCCATAAAATCTCAACACTTTGAACAATGGGTAAAAATCTTTGAACAAAATATAGATGAACATTTTGTTGGACCAGTTGCAGAAGATACCAAAAAAAGAGCAAACTCTATTGCTTATATTTTTCAAGCCAAATTAGCACACCTTAAACAGTAA
- the htpG gene encoding molecular chaperone HtpG, with the protein MRKGSISVETENIFPIIKQFLYSDQEIFLRELIANATDATSKLLTLARRGEVEQEVTDTRIRVIIDADAKTLTISDRGIGMTEEEVLKYLNQVAFSSATEFVEKYKEEASIIGHFGLGFYSAFMVASKVDVITKSYKKDSVPVKWSCTGDPEYTIEAVEKEDYGTDIVLHISEDSEEFLQNYRIGELLNKHCKFLPIEIEFGTRTEYLEDETITKEDGTEEKKSIEVPNVINNTKPAWKKQPSELTEDEYRDFYRELLPSGEPPLFWVHLNIDYPFNLTGILYFPKLGNQLEIQRNKIHLYSNQVYVTDEVKEIVPEFLTLLHGVIDSPDIPLNVSRSYLQSDRNVKKITEYITRKVADRLDEMFRKEREEFDKNWENMSVFVKYGYVTEEKFAEKAQKFILLENVDGEYFTLDAYQEKVGINQVDKDEKTIILYTNDKDEHDAYIQGAKEMGYDVLHMDTMIDVHFIQALERKLDKVSFVRVDSDTTSKLIAKDETRESVLSEDEQKNLEEIFKKCVTEQGATVQLEALAPSDLPIVITRPEFMRRMQEMSAMQGMAMNMGEMYNVVINTNHEIVGNVLKGGDETKAKHLYDLARLHNGMLKGSELTNFIKKSVDLMK; encoded by the coding sequence ATGCGAAAGGGCAGTATTTCTGTAGAAACGGAAAATATATTTCCAATCATTAAGCAATTTTTATATTCTGACCAAGAAATATTTTTGCGTGAGCTAATTGCTAATGCAACAGATGCAACTAGCAAACTACTTACCTTAGCTAGACGTGGCGAAGTAGAGCAAGAAGTTACCGATACTAGAATTAGAGTAATCATCGATGCCGACGCTAAAACATTGACCATTTCTGATCGAGGAATCGGAATGACAGAAGAAGAAGTATTAAAATACTTAAATCAAGTTGCCTTTTCTTCTGCAACAGAATTTGTAGAAAAATACAAAGAAGAAGCCTCTATTATTGGGCATTTTGGTTTGGGTTTCTATTCTGCGTTTATGGTAGCTAGCAAAGTAGACGTAATTACTAAGTCTTACAAAAAAGATAGTGTTCCTGTAAAATGGTCTTGTACGGGAGATCCAGAATATACAATCGAGGCAGTAGAAAAAGAAGATTATGGGACGGATATTGTCCTACACATCAGTGAAGATAGTGAAGAGTTTTTGCAAAATTATAGAATTGGCGAATTGCTCAACAAACACTGTAAGTTCTTACCAATAGAAATTGAGTTTGGTACTCGTACGGAATACTTAGAGGACGAAACCATCACTAAAGAAGATGGAACTGAGGAGAAAAAATCAATTGAAGTTCCTAATGTTATCAACAATACCAAACCTGCTTGGAAAAAGCAACCTTCTGAGTTGACAGAGGATGAATATCGTGACTTCTATAGAGAATTGCTTCCTTCTGGTGAGCCTCCTCTATTTTGGGTACACCTTAATATTGATTATCCTTTTAACTTAACAGGTATCTTGTATTTCCCTAAATTGGGCAATCAGTTAGAAATCCAACGCAACAAAATTCACCTATACAGCAATCAAGTTTATGTAACCGATGAAGTAAAAGAAATCGTGCCTGAGTTCTTAACTTTATTGCATGGTGTAATTGATTCTCCCGATATTCCATTAAACGTTTCTCGTTCTTACCTACAAAGTGACCGTAATGTGAAAAAAATCACAGAATACATCACTCGTAAGGTAGCAGATCGTTTGGATGAAATGTTCCGCAAAGAGCGTGAGGAATTTGACAAAAACTGGGAAAACATGAGTGTATTTGTCAAATACGGTTATGTTACAGAAGAAAAATTCGCCGAAAAAGCACAGAAGTTCATTTTATTAGAAAATGTTGATGGAGAGTATTTCACATTGGATGCTTATCAAGAAAAAGTTGGTATCAATCAAGTAGATAAAGATGAAAAAACAATCATTCTTTATACCAACGACAAAGATGAGCACGATGCTTACATCCAAGGAGCCAAAGAAATGGGCTATGATGTATTGCACATGGATACCATGATTGACGTACATTTCATCCAAGCATTAGAGCGCAAATTGGACAAAGTAAGCTTTGTACGAGTTGATTCTGATACCACTAGCAAATTGATTGCAAAAGATGAGACTCGTGAATCTGTATTGTCTGAAGATGAACAAAAGAACTTGGAAGAGATCTTCAAAAAATGTGTTACGGAGCAAGGGGCAACTGTTCAACTAGAGGCTTTGGCTCCTAGTGATTTGCCAATTGTTATTACTCGTCCTGAGTTTATGCGCCGTATGCAGGAAATGTCTGCGATGCAAGGCATGGCGATGAATATGGGCGAAATGTACAATGTAGTCATCAATACCAACCATGAAATCGTAGGAAATGTACTGAAAGGTGGCGATGAAACAAAAGCAAAACACCTTTATGATTTGGCACGTTTGCACAATGGTATGCTAAAAGGTTCTGAATTGACTAATTTCATCAAAAAGTCTGTTGACTTAATGAAATAA
- a CDS encoding T9SS type A sorting domain-containing protein, with amino-acid sequence MNKLTHNLRSIIVLLTFVLSSFNTFAQKEAPNQPKPNQSLTNTKNTTSGVISPDPIIIQGRLDLETNTTSTHQVLETPGIRLEMEPGSVYTSIPHSTVGGNGDSNNSSTIHCPKMFVEVTIPFLQSCVASTAQVDYCNHGNADAINSYVDVAFPSELTLDSASLPYTIVGTGLYRFQLGTVVDNSCDLFYVHFTTICDSSLLNEEHCINAHIYPDTLCNSVYSDYLLSVDGKCVGSNAKFTVHNHGMAVTLGQHIQYVIIEDHLLAGGNPLPLFKDTLVLDKDSTLELNVSGTYSGYRLKLLDSLGTEFAYSSVQNCSATSNNSTTTNHYNNLFWNDSHLPFESQGCAINGKTTTTTNVVPNSLLAPLSNPAGSNSNSKESSSSKFELLETEETIIQVYPNPFSQYAVIKIEGPIADHFTFRLYNATGQTVQFRNLSEQREFRIERKNLLNGMYLYQIESEGQLIGAGKVIIK; translated from the coding sequence ATGAATAAACTAACACACAACCTCCGTTCAATTATTGTATTACTTACTTTTGTACTAAGTAGCTTTAATACCTTTGCCCAAAAAGAGGCACCAAACCAACCTAAGCCCAACCAATCGCTTACCAATACTAAAAATACAACTTCAGGAGTTATTAGTCCTGATCCTATTATTATACAAGGACGTTTAGACTTAGAAACCAATACAACCTCCACACATCAGGTACTAGAAACACCAGGGATTCGTCTAGAAATGGAGCCAGGAAGTGTCTATACGTCTATTCCTCATTCTACTGTTGGAGGCAATGGAGATAGTAATAATAGCTCTACGATTCACTGCCCCAAAATGTTTGTAGAAGTTACCATTCCTTTTCTACAAAGTTGCGTTGCATCTACTGCACAAGTTGATTATTGCAACCATGGAAATGCCGATGCTATTAATTCTTATGTTGATGTTGCATTTCCATCGGAATTAACCTTGGATAGTGCTTCTCTTCCCTACACCATTGTAGGTACGGGCTTGTATCGCTTTCAATTGGGGACTGTTGTAGACAATTCTTGCGATTTATTTTATGTGCATTTCACAACGATTTGTGATTCTAGCTTATTAAATGAAGAACATTGTATTAATGCTCATATTTATCCTGATACACTTTGCAATAGTGTCTATAGTGACTATTTATTGTCGGTAGATGGAAAATGTGTTGGTTCTAATGCAAAATTCACCGTACACAATCATGGGATGGCTGTAACGCTAGGGCAACACATTCAATATGTAATCATTGAAGATCATTTGTTGGCAGGAGGTAATCCCCTTCCATTGTTTAAAGATACGTTAGTCCTCGATAAAGACAGCACATTAGAACTTAATGTATCAGGTACTTATTCAGGTTATAGACTTAAATTGTTAGATTCTTTAGGTACTGAGTTTGCTTACTCCTCTGTCCAAAACTGTTCAGCAACTTCTAATAATTCTACAACCACCAATCACTACAATAACTTATTCTGGAACGATAGTCATTTGCCTTTTGAAAGTCAAGGCTGTGCCATTAATGGTAAAACAACAACAACAACAAACGTAGTCCCAAATTCACTGCTAGCGCCTTTGAGTAACCCAGCAGGTTCAAACAGCAATTCAAAAGAAAGCAGTAGTTCTAAATTTGAGTTATTGGAAACAGAAGAAACGATTATTCAAGTATATCCAAATCCATTTAGTCAATACGCCGTAATCAAAATAGAAGGTCCAATTGCAGATCACTTTACGTTTAGATTATACAATGCGACAGGTCAAACGGTTCAGTTCCGCAATTTAAGCGAACAAAGAGAATTTAGAATAGAGCGCAAAAATCTACTCAATGGCATGTATTTGTATCAAATTGAGTCTGAAGGGCAACTAATTGGAGCTGGAAAGGTTATTATAAAATAA
- the lpxK gene encoding tetraacyldisaccharide 4'-kinase, translated as MKEKRFILLPLALVYGCCVSIHRMMYKIGILTKTAFQLPVISVGNLSVGGTGKSPHVEFMHQLLTSDYSTAIVSRGYGRKSKGVREVHLDALAIEVGDEPLQFKLKYPKTTVIVAERRVLGVQKALTIAPTTNCILLDDAFQHWAIAPTVQVMLTTFDQPFFDNWVLPAGNLREFRRGYQRADFIIVTKCPASITEAQRASYIRAIQPLKHQKVFFSYFSYQTLYNLVDVKQTQTLIDLKKEKVLVVTGIADTTYLEQFMDRQEVAANYLRFPDHHHFSLTDLEHIKAQAAGRWIVITQKDATKLLHYGSYIQQNNLSVYVLPIEVTIAFDEKEALKQHLLRLINAKKG; from the coding sequence TTGAAAGAAAAACGATTCATATTACTTCCTTTAGCTTTGGTCTATGGTTGTTGTGTATCTATTCATCGGATGATGTATAAAATAGGTATTCTAACTAAGACGGCTTTTCAGTTACCAGTTATTAGTGTGGGAAACCTTTCTGTGGGAGGGACGGGGAAGAGTCCTCATGTAGAATTTATGCATCAACTATTGACTTCTGATTATTCTACTGCAATCGTTAGTCGTGGTTATGGCAGGAAAAGCAAAGGGGTTAGAGAAGTACATCTAGATGCTTTGGCTATAGAGGTTGGTGATGAACCCCTGCAATTTAAACTAAAATACCCCAAAACGACTGTAATTGTAGCTGAACGGCGTGTTTTAGGGGTTCAAAAGGCATTGACAATAGCTCCAACCACCAATTGTATCTTATTAGACGATGCTTTTCAGCATTGGGCGATCGCTCCTACGGTTCAGGTTATGTTAACAACATTTGACCAGCCATTCTTTGATAATTGGGTATTGCCTGCGGGGAATTTGAGAGAATTTAGAAGGGGGTATCAACGAGCCGATTTTATTATTGTTACCAAGTGTCCTGCATCCATTACAGAAGCTCAACGAGCGAGTTATATTAGAGCCATTCAACCCCTAAAGCATCAAAAAGTGTTTTTTTCCTATTTTAGTTATCAAACACTTTATAATTTAGTGGATGTTAAGCAGACCCAAACATTAATAGATTTAAAGAAAGAAAAGGTACTTGTTGTGACAGGAATTGCCGATACAACTTATCTAGAACAGTTTATGGATAGGCAAGAGGTTGCTGCAAATTATCTACGTTTTCCAGATCATCACCATTTTAGCTTAACTGACTTGGAGCACATCAAAGCACAAGCAGCAGGGCGATGGATTGTAATTACTCAAAAGGATGCTACCAAACTACTCCATTACGGTTCTTATATCCAGCAAAATAACTTATCAGTCTATGTGTTGCCCATAGAAGTGACGATTGCTTTTGATGAAAAGGAAGCATTAAAACAACATTTATTGCGGCTTATTAATGCTAAAAAGGGATAA
- a CDS encoding T9SS C-terminal target domain-containing protein, whose translation MKTLATLLVLILTLAAFNPTANATSDKLVAVILLLDNGDDQQIIQTIYTTLMAAEKVAKVLEIEMLAQDEVNDDVFVFSLKSEAQKDLTMKLFDEEGYELAAHRVLQVNKGSSYRALNVESLTDGTYMFKLTDKEGAELNKKITIKREEK comes from the coding sequence ATGAAAACTCTAGCTACACTTTTAGTATTAATTTTAACACTCGCCGCCTTTAATCCCACTGCCAATGCAACGTCAGACAAACTCGTTGCAGTAATTCTATTGTTAGACAATGGAGACGATCAGCAAATCATACAGACCATTTATACTACGCTAATGGCTGCTGAAAAAGTTGCCAAAGTACTAGAAATAGAAATGCTTGCCCAAGATGAAGTAAATGATGATGTTTTTGTTTTTTCTTTGAAATCTGAAGCACAAAAAGATTTAACGATGAAGTTATTTGATGAAGAAGGCTATGAACTAGCCGCCCATCGTGTCCTTCAAGTTAACAAAGGCAGCTCCTATAGAGCGCTCAATGTAGAATCGCTTACAGATGGTACTTATATGTTCAAATTAACAGATAAAGAAGGTGCCGAATTAAACAAAAAAATAACCATTAAACGAGAAGAAAAATAA
- a CDS encoding alpha/beta fold hydrolase: MSLRMIWILLILPCALMGADIKIEQIKANGLEFTCRTVGVPSDGPTVILLHGFPETSHMWEETMLHLHEKGFYCIAPDLRGYSKHARPKGVRNYAIKALAQDIIEIVAAKQIDAFHLIGHDWGSAIGWSIVGLYPEKVISWLAMSVPHLTALGNAAKYDPSQKKMSQYARVFQWHFLPEMILKGNDFKRLREACWYLSTPEQIEVYKSVFSQKRALTTCLHYYRKNWNKMLEISKDLNISAIKTPTTLIWGNKDTALGRKAVEDTVQYMKGTYQLVELDASHWLIQDKPKEVWKAMDAHFATYGN; this comes from the coding sequence ATGAGCTTAAGAATGATATGGATTCTGCTAATTCTACCTTGTGCCTTGATGGGGGCAGATATTAAAATTGAGCAGATAAAGGCAAATGGTTTGGAGTTTACCTGCCGAACAGTAGGCGTTCCTTCTGATGGTCCAACGGTTATTTTATTACATGGTTTTCCTGAGACCTCTCACATGTGGGAAGAAACAATGCTCCATTTGCATGAAAAGGGGTTTTATTGTATAGCGCCAGATCTGCGAGGGTACAGCAAACATGCTCGTCCTAAAGGGGTACGCAATTACGCCATCAAAGCACTTGCCCAAGATATTATAGAGATTGTTGCTGCCAAACAAATTGATGCTTTTCATCTAATTGGACACGACTGGGGCTCTGCAATAGGTTGGTCTATTGTTGGACTTTATCCCGAAAAAGTAATTTCTTGGTTAGCGATGTCTGTGCCTCATCTTACCGCTTTGGGAAATGCCGCCAAGTATGACCCTTCTCAAAAAAAAATGAGTCAATATGCTAGGGTTTTCCAATGGCATTTTTTGCCTGAGATGATACTAAAGGGCAATGATTTTAAACGGCTAAGGGAGGCTTGCTGGTATTTGTCTACGCCAGAGCAAATAGAAGTATATAAGTCTGTGTTTAGCCAAAAAAGAGCCTTGACGACTTGTTTGCATTATTATCGAAAAAATTGGAATAAAATGCTAGAAATATCTAAAGACCTAAATATTTCGGCTATAAAAACGCCCACTACTTTGATTTGGGGAAATAAAGATACAGCATTAGGTCGAAAGGCGGTTGAAGACACCGTACAATATATGAAAGGTACTTATCAATTGGTTGAGTTAGATGCCAGCCATTGGCTGATTCAAGATAAGCCTAAAGAAGTTTGGAAGGCAATGGATGCGCATTTTGCAACTTATGGTAACTAA
- a CDS encoding acyl-CoA thioesterase codes for MKDLPKIINSKAKVRFQDSDPFNHLNNGKYIDYMMNAREDQIEEHYGLNLFDLARNQGIGWVVATNQISYIHSANTMEELYMDSQLIGFSQKHLDVEVRMWNKKRTQLKAFLWARFVHVNIRNQQVSAHPEDLMDLFKSVVLPTEQTNFEDRNKFWRANAIQNGPVLV; via the coding sequence ATGAAAGATTTACCTAAGATAATCAATAGTAAGGCAAAAGTTAGGTTTCAAGACTCAGATCCGTTTAATCATTTGAATAATGGTAAATACATTGATTATATGATGAATGCCAGAGAGGATCAAATTGAGGAACATTATGGTTTGAATTTGTTTGACTTGGCTAGAAACCAAGGAATAGGTTGGGTGGTTGCCACCAATCAAATTTCTTATATCCATTCGGCTAATACCATGGAAGAATTGTATATGGATTCTCAACTGATAGGATTTTCCCAAAAACATTTAGATGTTGAGGTGCGTATGTGGAACAAAAAACGAACGCAACTTAAAGCCTTTTTGTGGGCACGATTCGTACATGTGAATATTAGGAACCAACAAGTTAGTGCTCATCCTGAGGATTTGATGGATTTGTTTAAATCCGTTGTACTACCTACTGAACAGACCAATTTTGAAGATCGAAACAAATTCTGGCGTGCTAATGCTATTCAGAACGGTCCAGTATTGGTCTAG
- a CDS encoding TetR/AcrR family transcriptional regulator, which translates to MARKSAETSLYILEKVAPIFNKQGYMGTSMKAITDAVGLTKGAIYGNFENKEELAIQAFNYNVRKVMNQVSAKVEAKNSPLEKLFAITDFYRNYLKFTVPNGGCPILNIGVDANNQNERLLERVRTVIHKLEKSMVVILLAGIQAGEIKADIDADHYGRRLFTMIQGSVFMTLTLDDKRYVAEMMDSIDRMIHSEIKAAST; encoded by the coding sequence ATGGCTCGAAAATCTGCTGAAACAAGTCTTTATATTCTCGAAAAAGTTGCGCCTATTTTTAATAAGCAGGGCTATATGGGGACGAGTATGAAAGCGATTACAGATGCGGTTGGTCTGACAAAAGGAGCGATTTATGGTAATTTTGAAAATAAGGAAGAATTGGCGATTCAGGCTTTTAATTATAATGTCCGAAAGGTAATGAACCAAGTTTCTGCAAAGGTTGAAGCAAAGAATTCGCCTTTAGAAAAGTTGTTTGCCATTACTGATTTTTACAGAAACTATTTAAAGTTTACCGTACCCAACGGTGGTTGCCCCATTCTAAATATAGGGGTCGATGCGAATAACCAAAATGAGCGCTTATTAGAGCGGGTTCGAACGGTCATTCATAAGCTAGAAAAGAGCATGGTCGTCATCCTTTTGGCGGGGATACAAGCAGGAGAAATAAAAGCAGATATAGATGCAGACCATTATGGGAGACGATTGTTTACAATGATTCAAGGGAGTGTTTTTATGACACTCACACTAGATGATAAACGTTATGTTGCTGAAATGATGGATTCTATTGATCGAATGATTCATTCAGAAATAAAAGCAGCTTCAACATAA